In Vibrio sp. STUT-A11, a genomic segment contains:
- a CDS encoding amino acid ABC transporter permease, with protein MGFDFNYMLELLPILLKYLGTTMEMATWGLVFSLILSIILANIRVFKVPVLDQLSQLYISFFRGTPLLVQLFLLYYGLPQIFPFMVGLDAFSAAVIGLTLHFAAYMAESIRAAIIGIDRSQMEASLSVGMTTTQAMRRVILPQATRVALPSLMNYFIDMIKSTSLAFTLGVAEIMAKAQMEASSSFRFFEAFLAVALIYWGVVVILTRVQIWAEAKLNKAYVR; from the coding sequence ATGGGATTTGATTTTAATTACATGTTGGAACTGTTGCCGATATTACTCAAATATCTTGGTACAACCATGGAAATGGCAACATGGGGATTGGTGTTCTCACTGATTCTTTCCATCATTTTAGCCAATATCCGCGTTTTTAAGGTTCCAGTACTCGATCAGTTAAGCCAACTGTACATCAGCTTTTTCCGCGGAACTCCTCTGTTAGTCCAGCTGTTTCTGCTTTATTACGGCTTACCGCAAATCTTTCCATTTATGGTTGGTCTCGATGCTTTCTCTGCGGCTGTGATCGGTTTAACCCTCCACTTTGCCGCCTACATGGCAGAGAGTATTCGAGCGGCAATCATCGGTATTGATCGCAGCCAGATGGAAGCGAGCTTATCCGTCGGCATGACGACCACTCAGGCGATGCGTCGCGTGATTCTGCCGCAAGCGACCCGTGTCGCGCTGCCATCTCTGATGAACTACTTCATCGATATGATTAAATCGACCTCCCTCGCCTTTACGCTGGGCGTGGCAGAAATCATGGCTAAAGCGCAGATGGAAGCATCATCCAGCTTCCGATTCTTTGAAGCTTTCCTGGCCGTCGCTCTGATTTACTGGGGCGTGGTCGTGATTCTGACCCGCGTTCAAATTTGGGCTGAAGCGAAACTGAATAAGGCGTACGTTCGATGA
- a CDS encoding amino acid ABC transporter ATP-binding protein — protein MIKLENIHKRFGDTEVLKGIDIDIKQGEIIVIIGSSGTGKSTLLRTVNFLEQADEGRITIDDVSVDVNKHTKAEVLALRRRTGFVFQNYALFAHMTARQNIAEGLITVRGWKKQQALTRAQQILDDIGLGDKGDSYPAALSGGQQQRVGIGRAMALQPELLLFDEPTSALDPEWVGEVLSLMKKLANQHQTMLVVTHEMQFAKEVADRVIFMAEGNIVEQGSPQDIFDNPQDPRLKKFLNQVGIE, from the coding sequence ATGATTAAATTAGAGAATATTCATAAGCGCTTTGGTGATACTGAAGTACTCAAAGGCATCGATATCGACATCAAACAAGGTGAAATCATCGTTATCATTGGTTCCAGTGGTACCGGTAAATCCACCTTATTACGCACAGTTAACTTTTTAGAACAGGCTGATGAAGGGCGCATCACGATTGATGATGTGTCGGTAGATGTAAATAAACACACTAAAGCAGAAGTACTGGCTTTACGTCGTCGCACTGGGTTTGTGTTCCAGAACTACGCGCTGTTTGCTCATATGACCGCTCGCCAGAATATTGCCGAAGGTTTGATTACCGTGCGTGGCTGGAAGAAACAGCAAGCACTGACTCGTGCTCAGCAGATTCTGGACGATATTGGCCTTGGCGATAAAGGCGACAGCTACCCGGCTGCTTTATCTGGTGGCCAACAACAGCGTGTCGGCATTGGCCGAGCCATGGCACTGCAACCAGAGCTTCTGCTCTTTGATGAACCCACTTCCGCTCTGGATCCGGAATGGGTTGGCGAAGTGTTGTCATTAATGAAGAAGTTAGCTAATCAGCATCAAACCATGCTGGTGGTGACACATGAAATGCAATTTGCCAAAGAAGTCGCCGATCGGGTGATCTTCATGGCGGAAGGCAATATTGTTGAACAAGGTTCTCCACAGGATATATTCGATAATCCACAGGATCCTCGTTTGAAAAAATTCCTTAACCAAGTGGGAATAGAGTAA